The following DNA comes from Tepidimicrobium xylanilyticum.
GCACCCTAAATCTATAGAAAAACTTGGGGAATAGGATTTAACAGGTGGTTTCTAGGTAAATAATGGCCTAGGCCATTATTTACCTAGAAACCACCTAACTAAAAAAATGAACACATTTCTCCATGTTTAAAATTATTGCCAAAATTATAAGAATTTATGTATATTTCCCTATAATTTTGGCAAACTAAAACTAAAGTATCAAATTTGAAAAATTATTATCTAAATTTAATCTAAATTTTCTTGTCAGATCAGAGTAATCAAACTTACTTAAAGCACAAAATTTATTACAGTCTCCTGTAGGGCTTAAATCCTTCTTCAATTAATGTTTCTATCACCTCAATACCAGAAATTACACCATAACAGCCATCATAAATTCCTGCATCTATAACAGTATCAATATGTGAGCCAACCATAACCTGCTCTTTATCTTCATTCTTTGAAGTACTCCAAATGCCAAAGATATTACCTAGCATAATCCAAGTAGGTATCTCTTTGTATTCTTTCCAAATTGTTTTACTGCCCATGCAGCTTCTCTGCCATGATTACTATCTGTAGCAACTACAAAGATTATTTCTCCTATTTTCCCTTTTACTTCTTTAGAATGTAAATATTCAAATGATACTTCTGAAATGTCCATACCCAATTTATTAGCTTAATATTTTCCAACAACATAGGCACCACCTAACATCTTAAAAGTATTCAATCCAAACCTATAAGACTCATCTTTTGCGAAAATATTTCTTAGACCAAAATACCTAGACAATATATCTAAATCGAGAATTGCATTGCTTGTAAACTTCCCTAAGCAAACAATTTTCTCTGTTATCGCAAGTCATATATATCACACCTAAAGCACATTCATTTCAGCAATTCAATGATTAACACGGTTTGTTGATTTCAACAAACTGACAATTTTTATATTTTACAACCAAAATATAATAAACATTATAGTAAAATGTCTTAATTTGCGATATTGACGTTTTTCTTACATCATGTTAAACTTTGTAGAGTCACAAAGTTTACATTGGTACAATCTGTATAAAGTGAGAAGGCACAGCTGGAGTTCTAGGAGGTAAATCATCAGGTAAAGACTGGAAAAGTTATATATAGAAAGCCTACATATAGATAAAAGAGGTGATATAAATGTTCTTTAATTTTTTTAAAAAGAAAACAACTAAGCAAACTATAAAATCTATAGAATATATCATATTAGAAAAAGAAGACAAGAACTCCATTTATCTTTTTTACTTAAAAGACTTTAGAATAGGATATAACAACATTTATCTATGGAATTATATTCAAAGAGATGTTGTTGTTTCAATTCTTTCAGATTTTTTAGTATACATATACACAGTAGATGAAAGCAACACAGAACTTGAGGAAGATCTTGGAGAATTATATACTTGTAAAAAAAGCAAGGATGGGGTAAGGTATCTTTTATGCAATAGGATAGACTATCGAATAGTTACTGAACTTATCGAAGCTTATAGTAACTTTTGGGAATATGGATATCTAGTTAATTTTACAGCATATTCTGAAAAAGCTGCTCAATTTGATATTGAACAACTAGAAAATTGTGATCAGTTAAAAGGATTCGCAATTAATATTAAACCAATAGGTGATAATATAGGTATTGAAATACTCATTGACCCTAAACAAATTTCAGAAACTGAACTTATAGAACGGATACAAAATGTCACCGATAAATATAAAATAGAGTTAAAAGTCATTATAAAAAAAGATAGTGAATAATGCCAGAATATTTACCGATAGGTCCAACGGTACGCGAAAAATATAATGTCTTTTTAACCATAATGAAATTGAAGAAATATACTTTAAAGGATATGAAGATTACAAAGAAATTTATACAAGCAAATTATCGAAAAAAACTTAAATAATTAAAAACACAACTTCGGAGCAGATGAGTATGTATCTATTGTTCCGAAGTTTTTTGATGAAAATAAGGTTTTTATCTAAAATTAGGGGAAAATTCCATATAGAGTTGAGTGGGACTTCAATAAAGCCCACTCAACTACTGACAAAAATCCTATTTTCAAACAATCTTTTGCTGTTTATTTAGTAAATAATAAAACTCTAAATACCAAAATCTTCTCAGTTTTATATCGTCCTATTACATATTGGTACCTATAGTAAGAGTTTTTATGAAACATATTTTTTACTTAACAAAAATGATTCATTTAATGCTGTTTTCAATACTCTTGCAGATTTGTTAAAGTTATTAATTTCTTCTTCATTTAATTGCACATTTAGTACCTTTTCAACGCCATTTCTACCAACAATACATGGCACTCCTAAATATATATCATTAGCATCGTAATAATTGTTAACTAAAGCTGACACTGGTAAAATGCTTTTTTTATCTCTTAAAATAGACTCAACTATATGTGTTGCAGATAGTGCT
Coding sequences within:
- a CDS encoding M28 family peptidase; its protein translation is MGSKTIWKEYKEIPTWIMLGNIFGIWSTSKNEDKEQVMVGSHIDTVIDAGIYDGCYGVISGIEVIETLIEEGFKPYRRL